From a region of the Streptomyces tirandamycinicus genome:
- the cobC gene encoding Rv2231c family pyridoxal phosphate-dependent protein CobC: MSADFHDLRHHGDAEVREGGLTDLAVNVRTGTPPVWLRERIAASLMSLAAYPDGRAARAAVAARHGVPEERVLLTAGAAEAFVLIARALRVSRPVVVHPQFTEPEAALRDAGYEVGRVVLRAEDGFRLDPAAVPESADLVVVGNPTNPTSVLHPAAELARLARPGRILVVDEAFMDAVPGEPEALAPRTDVPGLVVVRSLTKTWGLAGLRIGYVLAGPGTVARLERAQPLWPVGTPALAAAEACMSPRALAEAARAADRIAADRAHLLAGLAEFDEVRTVPAAAGPFVLVRIDRADEVRGRLRALGFAARRGDTFPGLDRDWLRLAVRDRATTNRFLQALDQALTLVGA; the protein is encoded by the coding sequence ATGAGCGCCGACTTCCACGACCTGCGGCACCACGGTGACGCGGAGGTCCGCGAGGGCGGACTGACCGATCTCGCGGTCAACGTCCGCACCGGCACGCCTCCGGTGTGGCTGCGGGAGCGCATCGCGGCGTCGCTGATGTCGCTCGCCGCCTACCCGGACGGCCGTGCGGCACGGGCGGCGGTCGCGGCGCGGCACGGGGTGCCGGAGGAGCGGGTGCTGCTGACGGCGGGCGCGGCGGAGGCCTTCGTACTGATCGCGCGGGCCCTGCGGGTGAGCCGGCCGGTGGTGGTGCACCCCCAGTTCACGGAGCCCGAGGCGGCGCTGCGGGACGCGGGGTACGAGGTGGGGCGCGTGGTGCTGCGCGCCGAGGACGGCTTCCGGCTGGACCCGGCGGCCGTGCCCGAGTCCGCGGACCTCGTCGTCGTCGGCAATCCCACCAATCCGACCTCGGTCCTGCACCCGGCCGCCGAACTGGCCCGGCTCGCCCGGCCCGGGCGGATCCTGGTCGTCGACGAGGCGTTCATGGACGCGGTTCCCGGCGAACCGGAAGCCCTCGCGCCGCGTACCGACGTGCCCGGGCTGGTGGTGGTCCGCAGCCTCACCAAGACATGGGGGCTCGCGGGGCTGCGGATCGGCTATGTGCTCGCCGGGCCGGGGACGGTCGCCCGGCTCGAACGGGCCCAGCCGCTCTGGCCGGTGGGGACCCCCGCGCTCGCCGCGGCCGAGGCGTGCATGTCGCCGCGGGCGCTCGCGGAGGCCGCCCGCGCGGCGGACCGGATCGCGGCGGACCGGGCACATCTGCTCGCCGGGCTCGCGGAGTTCGACGAGGTACGGACGGTGCCGGCGGCCGCGGGTCCGTTCGTCCTCGTCCGCATCGACCGCGCGGACGAGGTGCGCGGACGGCTGCGCGCACTCGGGTTCGCGGCCCGGCGCGGGGACACCTTCCCGGGGCTGGACCGCGACTGGCTGCGGCTCGCGGTCCGCGACCGCGCCACGACGAACCGCTTCCTGCAGGCACTCGACCAGGCCCTGACCCTCGTCGGAGCGTAG
- the ectA gene encoding diaminobutyrate acetyltransferase — protein MTTALSIDSPSVEDGAAIWRIARDSEVLDLNSSYSYLLWCRDFAATSVVARGPGGEPIAFVTGYIRPERPDVLVVWQVAVDGEHRGRGLAGTLLDALTHRVVPRGIRAIETTVTPDNTASDRLFTSYATRHGASLDREVLFDGGLFPDGGHQPEVLYRIGPIGD, from the coding sequence ATGACCACCGCATTGAGCATCGACAGCCCGAGCGTGGAGGACGGAGCCGCCATCTGGCGCATAGCCCGCGACTCCGAGGTCCTGGACCTCAACTCCTCGTACAGCTATTTGCTGTGGTGCCGCGATTTCGCCGCGACCTCCGTGGTCGCCCGCGGCCCGGGCGGTGAGCCGATCGCCTTCGTCACCGGCTACATCCGGCCCGAGCGCCCGGATGTGCTGGTCGTCTGGCAGGTCGCCGTCGACGGGGAGCACCGCGGCCGCGGACTGGCCGGCACGCTCCTCGACGCGCTCACCCACCGGGTCGTCCCGCGCGGCATCCGCGCGATCGAGACGACCGTCACCCCGGACAACACCGCCTCGGACCGCCTCTTCACCTCGTATGCGACCCGGCACGGCGCGTCACTGGACCGCGAGGTCCTGTTCGACGGCGGGCTCTTCCCCGACGGGGGACACCAGCCCGAGGTGCTGTACCGCATCGGCCCCATCGGCGACTGA
- the thpD gene encoding ectoine hydroxylase yields the protein MTTAITDLYPTRGATETAVPRRDPVVWSAPGAPGPISAADLQGYEHDGFLAMPELLTPAEVEVYRAELDRLVNDPLIRADERSIVEPKSQSVRSVFEVHKISEIFEALVRDERVVGRARQILGSDVYVHQSRINVKPGFGASGFYWHSDFETWHAEDGLPNMRTVSVSIALTENYDTNGGLMIMPGSHKTFLGCAGETPKDNYKKSLQMQDAGTPSDEALTAFADRHGIRLFTGKAGSATWFDCNAMHGSGDNITPYARSNVFIVFNSVENAAREPFAAPVPRPAFIGARDFTPVR from the coding sequence ATGACCACCGCGATCACCGATCTCTACCCGACCCGCGGCGCCACGGAGACGGCCGTCCCCCGCCGGGACCCCGTGGTGTGGTCGGCGCCCGGAGCGCCGGGCCCGATCTCCGCGGCCGACCTCCAGGGCTACGAGCACGACGGCTTCCTCGCGATGCCGGAGCTGCTCACCCCGGCCGAGGTGGAGGTCTACCGCGCCGAGCTGGACCGGCTGGTCAACGACCCGCTGATCCGCGCCGACGAGCGCTCGATCGTCGAGCCGAAGTCGCAGTCGGTCCGTTCGGTGTTCGAGGTCCACAAGATCAGCGAGATCTTCGAGGCCCTGGTGCGCGACGAGCGCGTCGTGGGCCGGGCGCGGCAGATCCTCGGCTCGGACGTCTACGTCCACCAGTCGCGGATCAACGTCAAGCCGGGCTTCGGGGCGTCGGGCTTCTACTGGCACTCGGACTTCGAGACCTGGCACGCCGAGGACGGGCTGCCGAACATGCGGACCGTGTCGGTGTCGATCGCGCTCACCGAGAACTACGACACCAACGGCGGGCTGATGATCATGCCCGGCTCGCACAAGACGTTCCTGGGCTGCGCCGGTGAGACGCCCAAGGACAACTACAAGAAGTCGCTGCAGATGCAGGACGCCGGAACCCCCTCGGACGAGGCGCTGACCGCGTTCGCGGACCGGCACGGCATCCGGCTGTTCACCGGCAAGGCCGGCTCGGCGACCTGGTTCGACTGCAACGCGATGCACGGCTCCGGGGACAACATCACCCCGTACGCGCGCAGCAACGTCTTCATCGTGTTCAACAGCGTGGAGAACGCAGCGCGGGAGCCGTTCGCGGCACCGGTGCCGCGTCCGGCGTTCATCGGCGCGCGGGACTTCACGCCGGTGAGGTGA
- a CDS encoding ectoine synthase, whose amino-acid sequence MIVRSLKDIENTDRHVRSKSGTWESKRIVLAKEKAGFSLHETVLYAGTETSMWYANHIEAVLCVEGEAELTNDETGEAHWIEPGTMYLLDGHERHTLRPKTDFRCVCVFNPPVTGREDHDENGTYPPPEPEAWGDPQHTEEG is encoded by the coding sequence GTGATCGTCCGATCGCTCAAGGACATCGAGAACACCGACCGGCATGTCCGGTCGAAGTCCGGCACCTGGGAGAGCAAGCGGATCGTGCTCGCCAAGGAGAAGGCGGGCTTCTCCCTCCACGAGACCGTGCTGTACGCGGGTACGGAGACGTCGATGTGGTATGCGAACCACATCGAGGCCGTCCTCTGCGTGGAGGGCGAGGCGGAGCTGACGAACGACGAGACCGGTGAGGCGCACTGGATCGAGCCCGGCACGATGTACCTGCTGGACGGTCACGAGCGCCACACACTGCGTCCCAAGACGGACTTCCGCTGCGTCTGCGTCTTCAACCCGCCCGTCACCGGGCGCGAGGACCACGACGAGAACGGCACCTACCCTCCCCCAGAGCCCGAGGCCTGGGGGGACCCCCAGCACACCGAGGAGGGCTGA
- a CDS encoding SCO1860 family LAETG-anchored protein, whose translation MKSNTFRMPVRRATAVAAAAALAVGPVALAAPARATGGGDGRASAVVLRTGLDVSLLDKSVRVPLKASLNEVQAPASAERTALTVQLEGVDQGRPFSVLQAEVATAEATADRDGAAARAELAGARVHIPGLPLLPLVEVGQVTSEAVCEAGKKPVARADVPGSVTVLGRKTTLTAGGTTAVAVPGVGVVTLGLSRTATASGTAAATALELEVSVNPLKLNVAEVDGTLTLAEATCATPAGEPVAEPSVKTAPPDVRPQTGGEAAEPSDDLAATGGDTSTPWFAAGSVVLLAAGAAAVALSRRHAPH comes from the coding sequence GTGAAGAGCAACACCTTCCGCATGCCCGTACGCCGTGCGACGGCCGTCGCGGCCGCCGCCGCACTGGCCGTCGGACCCGTGGCGCTCGCCGCTCCGGCCCGGGCGACGGGCGGCGGCGACGGGCGAGCGAGCGCGGTCGTCCTGCGGACCGGCCTGGACGTCTCCCTGCTCGACAAGAGCGTCCGGGTACCGCTGAAGGCGTCCCTCAACGAGGTCCAGGCGCCCGCGAGCGCCGAGAGGACCGCGCTGACCGTGCAGCTCGAAGGTGTCGACCAGGGCAGGCCGTTCAGCGTGCTGCAGGCGGAGGTGGCCACCGCCGAGGCCACCGCCGACCGGGACGGCGCGGCGGCCCGCGCCGAACTCGCCGGGGCCAGGGTGCACATACCCGGGCTTCCGCTGCTACCGCTCGTCGAGGTCGGCCAGGTCACGTCGGAGGCGGTCTGCGAGGCGGGGAAGAAGCCGGTCGCCCGCGCCGACGTGCCCGGTTCCGTCACGGTCCTCGGCAGGAAGACCACGCTGACGGCGGGCGGGACGACCGCGGTCGCCGTGCCGGGTGTCGGCGTCGTCACCCTCGGCCTCTCCCGTACCGCCACGGCCTCAGGCACGGCCGCGGCCACGGCGCTCGAACTCGAGGTCTCCGTGAACCCGCTGAAGCTGAACGTCGCCGAGGTCGACGGCACGCTGACGCTGGCGGAGGCGACCTGCGCGACGCCGGCGGGCGAGCCCGTCGCCGAACCGTCCGTGAAGACGGCGCCGCCCGACGTCCGGCCCCAGACCGGCGGGGAGGCGGCGGAGCCGTCGGACGACCTGGCGGCGACGGGCGGGGACACGTCGACGCCGTGGTTCGCGGCGGGCTCGGTGGTCCTCCTCGCCGCGGGCGCCGCGGCGGTCGCCCTGTCCCGCCGCCACGCGCCGCACTGA
- the ectB gene encoding diaminobutyrate--2-oxoglutarate transaminase, whose protein sequence is MTITPPALSVFETLESEVRSYCRGWPAVFDRAQGARLTDEDGHTYLDFFAGAGSLNYGHNNPVLKRALLDYLERDGITHGLDMATTAKRAFLESFQNVVLRPRDLPYKVMFPGPTGTNAVEAALKLARKVKGRESIVSFTNAFHGMSLGSLAVTGNAFKRAGAGIPLVHGTPMPFDNYLDGQVQDFLWFERLLEDQGSGLNKPAAVIVETVQGEGGINVARAEWLRALADLCRRQDMLLIVDDIQMGCGRTGAFFSFEEAGITPDIVTLSKSISGYGLPMSLCLFAPELDLWEPGEHNGTFRGNNPAFVTAAAALDAYWADGQMEKQTIARGEQVEQALLGICDENSALGAHYRGRGLVWGLEFTDKSRASAVCARAFELGLLLETSGPESEVVKLLPPLTVTPDELDEGLRTLARSVRETA, encoded by the coding sequence GTGACCATCACCCCGCCCGCCCTGAGTGTCTTCGAGACCCTGGAGTCGGAGGTGCGCAGCTACTGCCGCGGTTGGCCCGCCGTCTTCGACCGCGCGCAGGGCGCCCGCCTCACCGACGAGGACGGCCACACCTACCTCGACTTCTTCGCCGGCGCAGGGTCGCTCAACTACGGCCACAACAACCCCGTGCTGAAACGCGCGCTGCTGGACTACCTGGAGCGCGACGGCATCACCCACGGCCTGGACATGGCGACGACCGCCAAGCGGGCCTTCCTGGAGAGCTTCCAGAACGTCGTGCTGCGGCCGCGTGACCTGCCGTACAAGGTGATGTTCCCCGGCCCGACCGGCACCAACGCCGTCGAGGCCGCGCTGAAGCTGGCCCGCAAGGTGAAGGGCCGCGAGTCGATCGTCTCCTTCACCAACGCCTTCCACGGGATGTCGCTCGGCTCCCTCGCCGTGACCGGCAACGCCTTCAAGCGCGCCGGCGCCGGCATCCCGCTGGTGCACGGCACCCCGATGCCGTTCGACAACTACCTGGACGGCCAGGTCCAGGACTTCCTCTGGTTCGAGCGCCTGCTCGAGGACCAGGGGTCCGGGCTGAACAAGCCCGCCGCGGTCATCGTCGAGACCGTGCAGGGCGAGGGCGGCATCAACGTCGCCCGCGCCGAGTGGCTGCGGGCGCTGGCCGACCTTTGCCGGCGTCAGGACATGCTGCTCATCGTCGACGACATCCAGATGGGCTGCGGCCGCACCGGTGCCTTCTTCTCCTTCGAGGAGGCGGGCATCACCCCGGACATCGTCACCCTGTCGAAGTCCATCAGCGGCTACGGCCTGCCCATGTCGCTCTGCCTGTTCGCCCCGGAGCTGGACCTCTGGGAGCCCGGCGAGCACAACGGCACCTTCCGCGGCAACAACCCGGCCTTCGTCACGGCGGCCGCCGCGCTGGACGCCTACTGGGCCGACGGGCAGATGGAGAAGCAGACCATCGCCCGCGGCGAGCAGGTCGAGCAGGCCCTCCTGGGCATCTGCGACGAGAACTCCGCCCTCGGCGCCCACTACCGCGGCCGCGGTCTGGTCTGGGGCCTGGAGTTCACCGACAAGAGCCGTGCGTCGGCGGTCTGCGCGCGGGCGTTCGAGCTCGGCCTGCTGCTGGAGACCTCGGGTCCGGAGAGCGAGGTGGTGAAGCTGCTGCCGCCGCTGACCGTGACGCCCGACGAACTGGACGAGGGCCTGCGCACGCTGGCCCGTTCCGTCCGCGAGACGGCCTGA
- a CDS encoding alkene reductase — translation MTIAFDPIDLRGTPLANRIAMAPMTRSRAFGPGLTPTDSTVEYYTQRASAGLIITEGIQPSPVGQGYPDTPGLHSREQVAAWRRVTDAVHAAGGRIFAQLMHAGRIGHPSLLPDGLVPVGPSPVAAAGQVFTHEGPLDLVTPRELTADEVRATIADFVTAARNAIEAGFDGVELHGANGYLIHQFLAPNTNLREDEWGGSPESRTRFALEVTQAVAAAIGAGRTAIRISPTHGYNDIAEPLEEAELAYPALVRGLDSLDLAYLHVLEGGPELRELTLALRKEYSGTLVLNAATEGPTGPDALGLIEDGVADIVSYGALFLANPDLPARLRAGGPFNTPDPGTFFGGGDKGYVDYPALGG, via the coding sequence ATGACCATCGCCTTCGACCCGATCGACCTCCGCGGCACACCGCTCGCCAACCGCATCGCCATGGCGCCGATGACCCGCAGCCGCGCCTTCGGCCCGGGCCTCACCCCGACCGACTCCACCGTCGAGTACTACACGCAGCGCGCCTCCGCCGGGCTCATCATCACGGAGGGCATCCAGCCCTCCCCCGTCGGCCAGGGCTACCCGGACACTCCCGGACTGCACTCGCGGGAGCAGGTCGCGGCCTGGCGCCGGGTCACCGACGCGGTGCACGCGGCGGGCGGGCGGATCTTCGCGCAGCTCATGCACGCGGGCCGGATCGGCCACCCGTCGCTGCTGCCCGACGGGCTCGTACCGGTCGGCCCCTCCCCGGTGGCCGCCGCGGGTCAGGTCTTCACCCACGAGGGCCCCCTGGACCTGGTCACCCCGCGCGAACTCACCGCGGACGAGGTACGCGCCACCATCGCCGACTTCGTCACCGCCGCGCGCAACGCGATCGAGGCGGGCTTCGACGGGGTGGAACTGCACGGCGCCAACGGCTACCTCATCCACCAGTTCCTGGCGCCCAACACCAACCTCCGCGAGGACGAGTGGGGCGGCTCACCCGAGTCCCGCACCCGATTCGCCCTCGAGGTCACCCAGGCCGTCGCCGCCGCGATCGGCGCCGGGCGCACCGCCATCCGGATCTCGCCCACCCATGGGTACAACGACATCGCCGAACCCCTGGAGGAGGCCGAGCTGGCCTACCCCGCGCTGGTCCGCGGGCTCGACTCGCTGGACCTGGCGTACCTGCACGTCCTGGAGGGCGGGCCGGAACTGCGGGAGCTCACCCTCGCCCTGCGCAAGGAGTACTCCGGCACCCTCGTCCTCAACGCGGCGACCGAGGGGCCGACCGGACCGGACGCGCTCGGCCTGATCGAGGACGGGGTGGCCGACATCGTGTCGTACGGCGCGCTGTTCCTGGCCAACCCCGACCTGCCGGCCCGGCTGAGGGCGGGCGGCCCGTTCAACACCCCCGACCCCGGCACCTTCTTCGGCGGCGGCGACAAGGGCTACGTCGACTACCCGGCGCTGGGCGGCTGA
- a CDS encoding amidohydrolase family protein → MSDHAVLHVKGRVLVGPDDVRDELWVVGGRVTYRRPAAGDVRTVRGWALPGLVDAHCHVGLDRHGAVDEATSEKQALTDRDAGTLLIRDAGSAADTRWIDDREDLPRIIRAGRHIARTRRYIRNYAHEIEPEDLVAYVGREARRGDGWVKLVGDWIDREVGDLTACWPRGAAEAAIAEAHRLGARVTAHCFAEDSLRDLVEAGIDCIEHATGLTEDLIPLFAERGVAIVPTLVNIATFPQLAAGGETKFPRWSDHMRRLHARRYDTVRSAWDAGIPVYVGTDAGGSLPHGLVAAEVAELVKAGLPAVAALSATTWGARDWLGRPGLEEGAPADLVVYEADPRADVRVLAAPSAVVVRGRVVG, encoded by the coding sequence ATGAGCGATCACGCGGTGCTGCACGTGAAGGGGCGGGTGCTCGTCGGACCGGACGACGTACGGGACGAGCTGTGGGTGGTCGGCGGGCGGGTCACCTACCGGCGCCCGGCCGCCGGGGACGTGCGCACCGTCCGGGGCTGGGCGCTCCCCGGCCTGGTCGACGCGCACTGCCACGTCGGGCTCGACCGGCACGGCGCGGTGGACGAGGCGACCAGCGAGAAGCAGGCGCTGACCGACCGCGACGCGGGGACCCTGCTCATCCGCGACGCCGGATCCGCCGCCGACACCCGCTGGATCGACGACCGCGAGGACCTGCCGAGGATCATCCGCGCCGGGCGCCACATCGCGCGCACCCGCCGCTACATCCGCAACTACGCCCACGAGATCGAGCCCGAGGACCTCGTCGCCTACGTGGGCCGGGAGGCCCGGCGCGGTGACGGCTGGGTCAAGCTCGTCGGCGACTGGATCGACCGGGAGGTGGGCGACCTCACCGCCTGCTGGCCGCGCGGTGCGGCCGAGGCCGCCATCGCCGAGGCGCACCGCCTCGGCGCCCGGGTCACCGCGCACTGCTTCGCCGAGGACTCGCTGCGCGACCTCGTGGAGGCGGGCATCGACTGCATCGAGCACGCCACCGGACTCACCGAGGACCTGATTCCGCTGTTCGCCGAACGCGGCGTGGCCATCGTCCCGACGCTGGTCAACATCGCGACCTTCCCGCAGCTTGCGGCCGGTGGCGAGACCAAGTTCCCGCGCTGGTCGGACCATATGCGACGGCTCCACGCACGCCGCTACGACACCGTCCGCTCGGCCTGGGACGCGGGCATCCCCGTCTACGTCGGCACCGACGCCGGGGGCTCCCTGCCGCACGGGCTGGTGGCCGCCGAGGTCGCCGAACTGGTCAAGGCCGGGCTCCCGGCGGTGGCCGCGCTCTCCGCGACGACCTGGGGCGCACGGGACTGGCTCGGGCGGCCGGGCCTGGAGGAAGGCGCCCCGGCGGACCTGGTCGTCTACGAGGCCGACCCGCGGGCGGACGTACGGGTGCTGGCGGCGCCGAGCGCGGTGGTCGTGCGGGGGCGCGTCGTCGGCTGA